From the Helianthus annuus cultivar XRQ/B chromosome 17, HanXRQr2.0-SUNRISE, whole genome shotgun sequence genome, the window GGTATGAGTGGTGGTTTGAATGGAAAAATGTGTTCGTTGAAGCGAACATGACGAGCAATGTAAATCCGGTCAGATTGTAAATCTAGGCAGCGATACCCATGATGAACTGAGCTATATCCTAGAAAAACACACGGGGTGGACCGGAAGTCCATTTTATGATGATTATACGGGCGTAGGAAAGGGAAGCATTCACACCCAAAGACTCGTAAAAATGAGTAATCAGGTGGTCGGTTGAATAAGTGTTGGAAAGGTGATTTGTTTGAGTTGATTCTTGAGGGCATGCGATTTATTAGGTAAACCGCGGTTTCAAAGGCAAACTCCCAAAAACGTTGAGGGGCATGAGAGTGAGCAAGAAGCGCCAAGCCAGTTTCAACAACATGGCGATGTCGGCGTTCGACAACACCATTTTGTTCACTCGTATGTGGACACGAGCGTTGGTGAATTATGCCAAGAGATGTTAGAAACGAAGCAAGATTACGAAATTCACCACCCCAATCAGATTGAACTCTTTTAAGTTTCGTATTGAATTGTCTTTCAACCATTTTAACAAACAATTGAAAAACAGAGAAAACATCAGATTTATTCCTTAAAGGGTAAAACCACATATAGTGTGAATGATGGTCAACACATAATAAGAAAAAGCGACAACCATTAAAGGAAATAGAGGGTGCGGGAccccaaacatcacaataaaccaaATCCAAAACATTGTTACTACGAAAATTTGATAGTTTTAACGACAATTTGGAGGATTTCCCCATTTGACAAGAAGAACATAAAGAAGAAGACACTTTATTGGAAACAGGTAAATGACTACTAGACATTATAGATTGAAAAACTCGAGCATTGGGATGGCCGAGGCGTTGATGCCAGATCGCTGACGGAGCTTTAGTTGCTGTGAAGGAAACATGTGGAAGGGACTTCAATTTTGGAAGATAAAGTGAGTAGAGACCTTGTTCACTTGGGCCCGTGAGTAGGATGGTATGTGTAGACTCGTCCTTCACAACAAAAAAAGAGGAATGAAATTCAAAGAAAACGTTATTATCTAAGCAAAATTGTTGAACTGATAAGAGATTTTGTTTGAGTTCGGGTACATGAAGAATATTATTGAGAGAAAAGGTTTTATTAGGAGAATAGAATTTTGAGGAACCAATATGACAAATAGGGAGAGGATTACCATCGCCAACATGAAGGAAATTGTTACCAAGATAGGCCTCAGAGTTGTCCAAACTTGCAAGGTCGGGTGTAGCATGACCATTTGCTCCTGTGTCAGGTTTCCAGAGTGAACCAGTTGTAGACCCAACTTCAGAAAAGGCTGCATAATTTGCTTGGGGTGAGTCGCGTGTGGAAGATTGACCAGCCTTGTTAGGACATTGTGCAGGAATGTGGCCAATACCACACCGGTTACAATGACCATACACGGTGTTCTGAGTAGAGGCCCAAGCAAACTGTGGTTGACGGTTCTGGGCACCAGATGCTTGAGACTCATCACGGTTTCTGTTATAATTACCACGATAGTTGCCACGAGAATTACCACGATGGTTACCGCGATAATTGGTTGGTTGACGGCTGGTAAAGAAGGCCTGCGGCTGTTGGTTTTGGGTAAAAGCAGGGCTGATGTTATACCCTAGCTGAGCAGCCAATTGTTGTAAAGTAGCCAGTTGATTCTGTGGTGGTGCCGGGTTGGGGAGAAGGCCAGCAGTGCTGTTGGCCGTAGGTGGGGCTGAGAAAGTGGAGGCTGTGAAGGCAGTAGGAATGGCTGGTGTATGTCGAGTCATCATGAACTCATGATCACTCAGTAGGCCGTGTAATTCAGTAAAGGCAACAGGTGGTGAACGAGCAAGTAAATTGGCTTTAAGTCCGCTATATTCATCTCGTAGACCAGCAAGTGTAAGCATTACTATATCTTTGTCTTTAAAGGGCTCACCAATATTGGCCAAGGCTGTTGCATATTCCTGCACACGACTCAGATAAGAGGCAGAAGTCTCATCAGCCTTCATCTGAAGCCTCAACAGCTGCGTTTTCAGTGTGTATTCCCTGGATGAGTTATTCGGGGCGTAGGCTCTTTCAAGGGACAGCCACAAGTCACGAGATGTTACACCCTGAACATGCGAAAAACTGGATTCAGAGATGGTAGAGATGAGAATCATTCGGATGTGGGCATCATTGGAAACCCAATACAAGTGGCTGGGATTATCAACAGAAGCTGTGTCGGTGGTGGCCGCAGTTCTGGAAGGTGGGCATGGTATGGTACCATCAATGTATCCAAACAGGCCATTAGTGACTAGGAAGGGATGAATCATGTTCTTCCAGAAGCCATAGTTTGTGGGAGTTAATTTAAAGGCGAATTTATGCAAATTGTGGGCAGTTTTCTCTACAGTGGTGAAGGGTGAGAGCATCGCCATTGGAATGGTTGGTTTAGAAGATGATCAgaggtttaaaaaaaaagaacagAATTGCGTGACGGCAGCAAGTTTAGAGAGAAGGAGCTGCGACGGCAGTAGGGTTTGGGTAGGGTTagaatggctctgataccaaaatAGAACGTAAAGATTGTATTATTGATTTTAAATAATGATTACAGGaatgtcatatatatatatatatagaacatAAAGATACACTTTAGTACCACTAAATATAATGGTATATAAAACTAATCTGTAACTTAATTATATGGTCTATcaacagggactatccgagtaaccttcatctgctttagggactatccgagtaacaacttgtcaaaccacagggactaagagtgtaattctgaaaagttggggactatccATGCATTTTACTCAAAATAATATGTTAAATCAAAACCATGTGGAGAACGCATTAGGACGACATTAATATGTAACTAGAACAGTAATATATCATATTGTCCCCAAGCTAATGTGTACTTCTCAATTGTATTTATGATAATTCAAGTATGTGTGTGCATCTATATTTACAGGGGCGTATTCAATACAAAACCGATTTTAAGTATGGAACCATGTGAGTATGTGTGTGTAAAGCGGTATATCAGTTCTTGCAATTCTCTACTTAAAATTGGTTGTTTAttgaacacccccccccccctctctatatatatacacacacacatacatcaTATAAAATATATCTCATGAGATCTACTGCAACAAGTTACTTCAAGATTTAAGCTTGGTTTAGAGATGCACACATAATAATGCGCAGTGTGGTGATGAAATTATTTGATACAACCTTTTGTCTTCCATTTTCAGGTAGCAGAAAATCCAAGTGCAGTTGGTGGTTGTAGCTGTAAAAGTTCATTCATGGTGAAATAGTTTCGAGCCATCAAACAAGACCCGTATACAGATTATGGAAATTTGTACTTATCTAGTTATTCTATTTGTACACTTGATACTAGTTGGTAGCTCTTGTTTTTGGATAAGCACCTGCATTCTTTGTCCAAACAACAGAAATAAATTGGTTAATTTCGGCCGATGGCTGTTGCTTCTTGTATATTTTCTGGTCTATGAATTATGAATACGGCCATACTGGTGATTTTGTCACGTAATCACACCTTCATGACCAGGGGcgcagggggggggggggacccgaacttttcgctcagtagtgtccgGTATGTAGGTTGCCTTGCCTTTTTGGTGCAAGTTCAGAGTTTGTGTGTCTCAAAGACACTTTTATATACTTTTGGATAATGTCACTTCATGTTGACTTTTTAGTCATGGAAATTGAGATGTGTATAATAGCCGTGTACAGTTGAGCTTCCAGCGTCTATCGCATGTGCTCCAGTAGTTTCCTGCATATCGCTTCCAGCTCCGCTGAGTGGAAGCTTCCTGACACCCGCATCATAAGTACGCTTATGGTCGGTTATCATTTAAATGTAGGAAATGGTTTGCTTCATTTGTGACCACTACGCTTCATATATTGGTATGTCTTATTTGGGAATAAAAGATTAAAGGAATTTAATAAATATACGCGCCTTAATTTTTGTTTGCTTCAGTTATTTTAGTTCGGTTAAATTGATTTTCTGCTCAACCCTACACTTTAATTACCGGTATGCAGTTGGCACTAAGTAGAATGTCGTCGATTTGGTTAACAAGGAAACCATTTGATAACTTTGAATTACATTACAACAATTAAAGTTCTAAATGACAAAACAAATAGACGTTATACATAGAAGAACATTATACATGTAAATGCACAAGAAGCGGGTCTATAGATAGACACACAGTCGTTGCTTGCTTCGCTTTTTCTTCAGTTTTGGAGGTTGTAAAACAACTCTAATGGCAGCATCAAATACAGCCTTAACATTCTGCCAATTCAACAAAACAAACATCAGAATAAAAAAACTAgatgaaatttaataaaaatatgtagatcaatttatttatttaatcataATAATTTCAAACCTGTTGAGTCTTGGAGCTACACTCAATGTAAACTGCTGCACCTATAGTCTTCTTCAGTTCTTCACCCTGCATAAATTTGTTTTTTCAACTGAACGATTCTTGAAACCTATTTGTACGTGTTATATTCAAAAACCATCTTTACTATTTCTAAATATTTAGTACAAACTAAcgatttaaacaaaaaaaaaaggtgGGTCAAGCGGCTAAAACTGACCGGTCTGGCTGACCCACCCAACCTGGTTAGTTTCGTTTGCCGTTTTCAAAAACTATAGGTAGCGGTTTGTCTTATACATCATATTTTATGCAAATTCTACGAGAATGTGTTGTGGATTTTAGAAACCAAAGGGGTGAAGTGCATTTCTTAACGACTTACCTGAGAAGTTGTGATGGGTGTAACATTTGGATGATCACTCAGGTATTGTTTGTCTTCGCGtagatctaagagatttcaaaAGCAAAACAAATGGTTATTTGTAATATAACTTACATCCAAACAACTTAATAACATCATAGACCGGACATGTACAaactaaaccctaaggctaaaatTATATTCCAAGGGATGTTGCACGTTGAGAAATCAAACACGATTTCTTTTTACATATTAATACTTCACTTATGAACCTATGAAAATTCTCTTTTAACATTAAAATTTTGGTATAAAATACACGACCAATTTATAATATAGAACgtattttgaaaaatatatatattaattaattaattaattaaacatgtcAAACTGGCTTCCAAAGACAGCACCTAATCGTGTTTGTGGGGTCGACTGAAACTAACACGAGCCCATTTAGACAAAACAGAAATCCGTGTCGCAATAAAGCGATACATAATTCAACACCTTCACATAAGATCTATAATGCGAGTAAATGTATGAATAAGAGTTAATCTACCATGAGGTCAGGTGAggtaatcattttttttttctttgtatgAAATTGTTGAAAGAATGATGTTACCTAATTTGGTTCCAACCAGCACAATGGGGACAGTTGGGGCATAGTGCCGTAGCTCTGAGATCCACTGAccagaaaacaaaacaaaacaaaacaaatgaaTGAATGAGAAGATATGTAGTTGATTAGTGAAAGCGGTGAAATGAATACCTTCTTGGAGATGTTTTCATAGCTGGGTCTGCTAATGAGAGAAAAAGCCAATAAAAAGACATCTGCACCTCTGTAACTGAGTGGCCTGAGTCTGTTATAATCCTCCTGACCTGCAGTGTCCCAAAGGCCCAGATTAACAGTGCTGTCTCCCACCACAACATTCGCACTGAAATTATCAAACACTGTCGGCACATAATCCTACacacaaaaacaaaaaacaactACTTGTATGAATTACCTACCAATATCTAATCAAATGAAATGAAAAGCGAGATCATACGGTGGGGAAGGTGTTGCTGGTGTAGGAGATGAGCATGCAGGTTTTTCCCACGGCACCGTCGCCAACGGTCACGCACTTGATGAACCTCGCCGCCGTGGCCattcaattcaattcaattcaaCTGACAGACAGACAGAGAGGTGGTTGGTTGGTTGTAAGATGAAAAGGAAAAGGGCAGGGGAGGAGGACAAgtgtttaaattttgaattaaaaTGGAGGGGgtcaatactttattattataataactaggttatagccccgtgtattacacgggttgattaatgaaaacgatataatttattatttgtaaataCTTATTATTTTTAATCCACTCTTGATAGTTTTGATTGAACATTCCTAAGTTGTCACTAATTAATAGCATTGAATTTCATGGGACAAAGCTCTAATAACATTGAATTTTATAGGATAAACCtcctaaaattataaaataaaaaaccaagtcatCAAAATTCACACCAACAAAACTTGGAAAAAGTTGAATTAAAGAAAGAAATATTGgtttttaataatcccaactattcgtcgTTTCCCGCTAACAGTTTCAATTTCAAAAATAACCATTATCTGTCCCAACTATCAACATATTAGCTTCAAATGAACCctaactaacagaaccctaatgtTGTTAGTCTCCGatcgccggaaaaacgtttttagcaggaaaaaggttcctaaagatCTGATCTAAGGTTACATAAAGGTTGGGGACGAAAATGTTGCGTTTTCCAGCCAAAAACTTGAGTTTTCCGGacaaaaagaagttttccggcgATGAAAGAATTTACGACGACCTCAATAATTGGAGCTTTTAGTAGAAAAATGTTTCTAAAGTaagtaataaggttacaaagaggtttgtgACAAAAAAATTGAGTTTTCCGGCAAAAGATAAGTTTTTCGGTCAAAAACGTTTTTTCCGGTGACCGGAGACTAACAACGTCAGGGTTCGAAAACATTAGTAGAATCCATGAGTTACCTATGCTTATTTTATTGTAATTCAATTTTGATAATTCCTATTGTAAAGTAAGGACAAGataaataaaaatggaaaaaaatagtaaaagataTAATTCatagattaaaataatatattctttatttgaatttaattaacaaatattatctatatctatttatttagaatatattctttatttgaatcttattaacaaatactatatatatctatttgtttagggtaaaagataaaaagataaaacttatggattaaaataatatattttttatttaaatcttattaacaaatattatttatatttatttatttaggagGGAAAAATAGCTGAGATCACCTCATAGAACGCCATGTGTCCTTCAtatgatttactttattatatgtatagatatagattagAGTAAATTATTGTTTTGGCGTATCTGGTTGTTAGTCAGTTTAACTATTTCAGTCCAAAAAGAATCTTTTAACATATCAGACCCCGATGTTACATTTTATAACGGTCTTGGCCCCTGACACTAACTTTGTTTTTTTGCAGTCAAGTGTAAGAGTAATTAGGTCATTATATACTTTAGGTACTGTTTTTTataattacaaagttcttttaatatttaagaaATGACTAATGCAATTACtcaagttttttattattttgttattctcatgattattatttaacaaaatatgttttatatatacaaataaatatgtattttcattaaaCGTTTGTTCTTTATAAACGTcgtttttaaaatcatttgttttaacctttttttaaaCCGCCTGTCGTTTTTTAAATTATTCATTTTTAAACCGCCTGTTTATTAAAATCgttctttttaaagttgtttgtcTTTTAATGTTTTTCTTAAACGATTCATTATATACTGTTCtttttaaattcattttttaacattttaaagAATTTGTTTTTTTACTCATTAATTTTTAAAAGCGTTTCTTTTTAAATCGTTCCTTTTAGAACCGTTTTTGATATTGTACATTTTTTAAACTTTGTATTCAGTTTACCTATAGCCGTTAGGGAAAAATAACTTCATAAAATGAACGATTTCAAACATCGAAGGAATTTAAAAACGATCGATTTTAAACGAACGAGTGGTTTAAAAAACAAagatttaaatttataaaaaaacaaaaccttaaaaaaataagttaacaaGTGTAAGCAACTAGAAAATGCACGAATTTAATAAACGAAAGGTGGAAAAAAAATAACGAATTTTGAATAAACAACCGATCCATATATTTGGAAGATTTGAAAAAGAAACAAACCATTCcaaaaaaagtttgaaaaatgaacgatcttttgcaaactttttattagaatgtttctttttttttttaaatcttacatttcttttgtttttttatacacgtcattttataaaatttaaataatGAACAACCTAAAAAGTGAGTAGTTTATAAGTGTTTAAAAAAATGGTATTAGATGAAGTGTTTAAAAAAACTTCAAAATACAAATAACTTTAAAAAGAACGATTTTAAAAAACAAATGGTTTAAAAAGGAACAATTTTAAAAACGATAGATGGTTTAAACAAAATGTAAAATAACCAATTATTTTTTAAAAcgacttttataaaaataaacggttaataaaaatacatatttatatgtatatttaaagcgtattttgttaaataataatcgtgaaaataacgaaataataaaaaaaaacttgagtaattgcattaacaatctcttaaatattaaaagaactttgAAATTTATCAAAAACGGCCCCTAAGGTATATAATAATCTAATTACCCTTATACTtcacttcaaaaaaaaaaaataaccaagTTAGTATCAAGGGCCAAAACccttataaaatataacatcggGGTCTAATATGTTAAAAAATTCCTTTTAGACTGAAATGATTAAACTGGTTAAATCACAGAGGCCAAAacagtaatttactcttattattatCTATTTTAAAGTCATAACAAAATCAATATTTGTGCACCAAATCATAGTAAATAAATTCAAATATGATGAGCTAATATTTTAATAAACAAAACGGAAAAAAGAGCTTCAATATTTGATAAATGGTAAAACAATTTTTGAATTGAAAtaaaatgtaattttgtaaataAGAAAAGTGATATTATATTTGCTTTAATTTCCTTTTTTGCTACTTTAGTTGACTTTATAATGATTAGAAATTGGATATAGTGTTGCTTTAAGTGGAAGGACAGATTTTGAAGATTGTGGTGTTTGGTGTTGGTGTTGGGTGTAATGATGTAGGCATTCATGATTTATGTAATTAAAACAATGGACCTAACTTAAATTTGTCTATactaataaatttaattttaaatcaaaaaatACCAGATGGTTATTAATCTACAATGAAATATAAGTGTTTTAATATAAAATTAACTTAGTGTAACGAGTAAGTATAGATCAAATGTAAAAACTATATATTAATTTGTGTGTTCAGCAAACTTTTTTACTATATGTTTAATAGTTTCTTTATAAGTTGACAAAATAACCAATCAATATATTCCTCATATTATGATTCTCATTAACTATTGTCCTCTTAATTGAGACAACAGCCAGAATAGTTAACAAACGATAGGTAATATACGCATttgaagaaaaagaattacttTTAGAGTGCAAGTGTAAAACACAATATTCGTTAACGTACGAGCAGTGACGAAGGTTGATATATCCAAGGGAGggagggggaggggggggggggagcgGGTCACCAGaataaaaatttctataaaaccgggggtcgaaaacgtatatacccaaaattttctattcgaaaactacatactctccactactgaacgaaaagttcggggggtcggccgcccactcccgccccttaaaagcttcgcccatgcGTACGAGCGTCAGTGGCGGAccctgaattttttttttcatgtggGCGGACATTTTAAgggtcaattttttttttttctacacAAGTACAGTTTCTTCGGTCCAATTCGGGCcaggtcgggtcgggttgggacAGAAGCTCTTACGGTGATTCTCATTCA encodes:
- the LOC110922803 gene encoding uncharacterized protein LOC110922803, yielding MMTRHTPAIPTAFTASTFSAPPTANSTAGLLPNPAPPQNQLATLQQLAAQLGYNISPAFTQNQQPQAFFTSRQPTNYRGNHRGNSRGNYRGNYNRNRDESQASGAQNRQPQFAWASTQNTVYGHCNRCGIGHIPAQCPNKAGQSSTRDSPQANYAAFSEVGSTTGSLWKPDTGANGHATPDLASLDNSEAYLGNNFLHVGDGRVYTYHPTHGPK
- the LOC110922806 gene encoding rac-like GTP-binding protein RAC2 yields the protein MATAARFIKCVTVGDGAVGKTCMLISYTSNTFPTDYVPTVFDNFSANVVVGDSTVNLGLWDTAGQEDYNRLRPLSYRGADVFLLAFSLISRPSYENISKKWISELRHYAPTVPIVLVGTKLDLREDKQYLSDHPNVTPITTSQGEELKKTIGAAVYIECSSKTQQNVKAVFDAAIRVVLQPPKLKKKRSKQRLCVYL